The Bradyrhizobium betae genomic interval GGAGACTTGGTCGCCTCGTCAGGCGCGATCTTCCTCAGCAATAAGTTCGCCATCGCGGCCACAGGCTGATCCTGTCGTAAATTCCCCTCAACTGCCGCTCAGTGCAAGTGTGCGATCTTGATCAAGAGTCTTCTCCAGTTTGGTCTGACCCGTAGTGCGATCGTCGTGCTCGGCCTCATCGTGTTCTGCGCCGCAGGCCTTGCCGCCTTCAGCAAGCTGAATATCGAAGCCTACCCCAATCCGGCGCCTGTCATCCTGGAGATCACCGCGCAGGCCCCGGGACTCTCCGCCGAGGAGATGGAGAAATACTACACGATCCCGATGGAGGTCGGCCTCTATCCGACACCTGGCGTCGTCAACATCCGCTCGACCTCGTTCTATGGTCTGTCCTTCGTCCGCGTCACCTTCCGCTACGGCGTCGATTACTATTTCGCGCTGACGCAGGCCGCCAACAGCATCCAGCAGAACATCCAGCTGCCCGGCAATCTTGTGCCGACCATCCAGCAATCGAGCCTGGTCGGCGAAATCTACCGCTACCGGCTGGTCGGGCCGCCGAATTTCGGCCTGACGAACCTGCGCACCTTGCAGGATTACGTCGTCACGCGGCGGCTGATGACCATTCCCGGCGTGGTGCAAATCAATGCCTGGGGCGGCACCACCAAGCAGTTCAACGTCGATGCCGACCTGTCGAAGCTCGAATCCTACAACATCACGGTACCCCAGCTTGTCTCCGCGCTCGGCAACTCCAACGCCAATGTCGGCGGCCGCGAGATCGCGATCGGGCAGCAGTCGGTCAACATTCGCGGCATCGGCCTGATCGATTCCGGCGGCGCCGACGACGTCACCAAGGGCTACCGGGTGCAGGACATCGAGAACATCGTCCTGACCCAGCAGAATGGGCTGCCGATCCAGATCAAGAACGTCGCCAGGGTGACGATCGGCTACGTCCCGCGACTAGGCATCGCCGGCAAGGACAAGGATGACGACATCGCCGCCGCCATTGTCGTGATGGGACGGACCCAGCATACCAACGACATCATTCCGAAGGTCGAGGAAGAGGTCGCCAAGATCAACAGCGACGGAACCCTGCCGCCGGGCGTCAGGATCGTCCCCTATTACGACCGCAGCGCCCTGGTCGGCGTCACCACGCATACGGTGCTGCATAACCTCGTCTTCGGCTGCCTGCTGGTGTTCGTGATCCAGTGGGTGTTCCTGGGCAATCTGCGCAGCGCGCTGATCGTTGCCGCCAACATCCCGTTCGCGCTGTTCTTCGCCATCATCATCCTGGTGCTTCAAGGCGAGGATGCGAACCTGCTGTCGCTCGGTGCGGTGGATTTCGGCATCATCGTCGATTCCGCCGTCATCATCATGGAGAACATTTTCCGCAATTTCCAGTCAAGCCCCGAGGCCCGTGCCCGCGTGCTGCAGAACCTGTCCGAAGGCTACTACGGAACGGATCCGACCGCGCCGACCCACGGCCAGCCGTCGGCCGCGCGCTGGACCGAGCGGCTCAGGATGATCTTCGTCAGCGCGTTGCAGGTCGACAAGGCCGTGTTCTTCACCGCCGCGATCACGGTGACCGCCTTCGTGCCGCTGTTCACGATGCAGGGCGTCGAAGGCCAGATCTTCGGCCCGATGGCGCGCACCTATGGTTATGCGCTCGCCGGCGCGCTTCTGGCGACCTTCACCATTACTCCGGTGCTCGCTTCGCTGCTGCTGCCCGAGCACATCGAGGAGACCGAGACCGTGATCGTGCGGGCCTTGCGTAGGGCCTACACGCCGGTCCTGCACTGGGCGCTCGGTCGTGTCAGGCTCGCGGTGACCGCGGGTGTCGTCTTCCTCGCCCTCTCCGGGCTTGCGGCAAGCCGGCTCGGCAGCGAGTTCCTGCCCGCGCTCGAGGAAGGCAATTTCTGGATCCGCGCAGCGATGCCGCCGACGATCTCGCTCGACGCCGGCACGGAGGCGACCCGGAAGATGCGCGAAATCCTGCTGCGTCATCCTGAAATCGTCACCGTGGTCTCGCAGCACGGCCGGCCCGACAACGGCAGCGACGCCTCGCCCTTCTCCAACGTCGAACTGTTCGCGCCGATCAAGGCATTCGACGAATGGCCGCCCGGCCTGACCAAGGAGAA includes:
- a CDS encoding efflux RND transporter permease subunit; this encodes MIKSLLQFGLTRSAIVVLGLIVFCAAGLAAFSKLNIEAYPNPAPVILEITAQAPGLSAEEMEKYYTIPMEVGLYPTPGVVNIRSTSFYGLSFVRVTFRYGVDYYFALTQAANSIQQNIQLPGNLVPTIQQSSLVGEIYRYRLVGPPNFGLTNLRTLQDYVVTRRLMTIPGVVQINAWGGTTKQFNVDADLSKLESYNITVPQLVSALGNSNANVGGREIAIGQQSVNIRGIGLIDSGGADDVTKGYRVQDIENIVLTQQNGLPIQIKNVARVTIGYVPRLGIAGKDKDDDIAAAIVVMGRTQHTNDIIPKVEEEVAKINSDGTLPPGVRIVPYYDRSALVGVTTHTVLHNLVFGCLLVFVIQWVFLGNLRSALIVAANIPFALFFAIIILVLQGEDANLLSLGAVDFGIIVDSAVIIMENIFRNFQSSPEARARVLQNLSEGYYGTDPTAPTHGQPSAARWTERLRMIFVSALQVDKAVFFTAAITVTAFVPLFTMQGVEGQIFGPMARTYGYALAGALLATFTITPVLASLLLPEHIEETETVIVRALRRAYTPVLHWALGRVRLAVTAGVVFLALSGLAASRLGSEFLPALEEGNFWIRAAMPPTISLDAGTEATRKMREILLRHPEIVTVVSQHGRPDNGSDASPFSNVELFAPIKAFDEWPPGLTKEKLTEELQKEFDDELPGITVNFSQYIQDNVEEALSGVKGANSVKVIGPNLDVLEQTATKVMEVMRNVNGVADLGIFHLVGQPNLNIKVNREKAARYGLNTGDVTTVVQAALGGSVATNVLEGDRTFGVAVRLDPRFRQNIDEIKSLKVAYATPSGTNAYIPLSELANISLDTGALFIYRERSQRYIPIKFSVRGRDLGSTVAEAQQRVADAVQLPTGYRIIWSGEFDNLEAAKARLMIVVPITLLLIFVLLYSLFNSVRDSLLALAGIPFAVGGGLIALFLAGLDFSISAAIGFISLFGVAVMDGILNITYFRELRATGMSITDAVFNGAEQRMRPMLMTALSAGVGLFPAALSHGIGSQVQRPLATVVVGGMFIGPLLLLVVAPALRKIYLSRERAPSEEDHPAASPPPEAAPQEGG